The Pseudomonas fluorescens genome segment GGTTCTCGATCAACATTGCGGCCGGGCTGTTCGGCTGATGTCTAGCTCATCCTCGAGCGCCACTTGTCGGTGACTTAGGGTTTTCCTCCGATCATTCACTTGACGATCCAATCGCTTCTGGTGTTTCCTGAAACCGGTTTCAGATACAGATAATCTGACCTGACAAATCCAATAACAAGGTTTCAGACCGTGAACGATTTCTCCGCCGCCCAGCGCAGCCGCGTCACCATGCTCGACGTCGCCGAACACGCTGGCGTGTCCAAGGCCAGCGTCTCGCGCTTTATCGGCGATGACCGCGCCCTGCTCTCCGATGCCATTGCCCAGCGCATCGAGCAGGCGATTGCCGAACTCGGCTACCGTCCCAATCAAATGGCCCGAGGCCTGAAACGCGGGCGCACCCGCCTGATCGGCATGCTGGTGGCCGATATTCGCAACCCCTATTCGATTGCCGTGATGCACGGCGTGGAAACCGCCTGCCGCCGGCACGGTTACAGCCTGGTGGTGTGCAACACCGATCGCGATGACGAGCAGGAACGCCAGCATCTGGCGCTGTTGCGCTCGTACAACATCGAAGGGCTGATCGTGAACACCTTGGGCCACCACCGGGATGAACTGGATGAGCTGAAGCGGGAAATGCCGCTGGTGCTGGTGGATCGCAAGGTCGATGGGCTCGACAGCGACATGGCCGGGCTGAATAACCCGCAAGCCATCGAGATGGCGCTCGAACATCTTCAGCAACGCGGCTATCGCGATGTACTGCTGGTGACTGAACCCTATGACGGCACCAGCTCGCGGGTCGAGCGGGTCAGCGGTTTTCAGCAGCAGATTGGCCAGCGCGAGGACATCCGTGGCGCTGTACTGGAAACCGGCCCGAGTCTTGCCAAAGACCTTCAAACCTTTTTAAACACACCTGATTCGGGCCCTAAAGCCCTGTTCTGCGCCAATGGCGTGGCGGCGCTGGCTTGCACCCTGGCCTTGCGCGAGATCGGCTGCCGCTTGTTCGAGGATGTCGGGCTGATCGCGCTGGATGATCTGGATTGGTATCCATTGGTGGGCAGCGGGATTACGGCCCTCGCCCAGCCAACCGCCGAGATTGGGGCACAGGCATTTGAATGCTTGCTCAAGCGCTTGCGTGGGGATGATGAAGCGGCGCGGACGCTGGATTTTGCACCGTTGCTCATTGAGCGCGGTTCGACCCGTGGATTTTGTGGTGACTGACATGGCCTCTTCGCGGGCAAGCCCGCGAAGGGACCCGAAAGAGCAATGCACAACTTGATGATTTTTTTTGAACAAAAATGAAACCGGTTTCAGAGGTAGATAACAATGAATAAACCCGCCGTTTCCATCAGCCTTTCCAGCTACGGCGCCGACCTTGTGCGCCGCCGTGGTCAAGGCTCTTTCATCGAGGTGTTGGCCGCTGCCGGTGCCCATCGCATCGAATGGCGCGAAGAACTGCTGACCATCGAAGTCCCCGAACAACTCGCCGCCGCCACACAAGCCGAAGGCCTGCAAAGTATCTATTCCTCGCCCACCGAACTGTGGCTGGCCGGCCAGTCGCGGCCCAATCCCGAACTCATCACTGCACTGCAAAACGCTGAAGCGTTCGGATCGAAGTGGCTGAAGGTTTCCCTTGGTTTCTTCACCGACAACAACGATCTGCAGGCGCTGGGGCAAATCCTCGCGCAGAGCCCGGTGCAACTGCTGGTGGAGAACGATCAGACCTTGCACGGCGGTCGCATCGAACCGTTCCAGCGCTTTTTCGCCGCCGTCGAGCAACACAACTTGCCAATCAAGATGACCTTCGACATCGGCAACTGGCAGTGGCAGGACCAGTCCGCCACCAGTGCCGCTCGACTGCTGGGCCGCCACGTCGGTTACGTGCATTGCAAAGCCGTGGCCCGCCGCGCCGACGGCAAACTGGTAGCGGTTCCGCCGGCCGCCACCGACCTGCATCTGTGGGAACAACTGCTGCGGCACATGGCCCAAGGGGTCATGCGCGCCGCCGAATACCCGTTGCAGGGCGACGACCTGGTGCAATTGACCACCGAACACGTTGCCGCCCTCGCCTGCCTCGGCCAATCCCGCCTGGAGCCTGCTCATGTCTGAGATCGATATTCTGTCGTTCGGCGAAACCATGGCCATGTTTGTTGCCGAACAGAGCGGTGATCTGGCATTCGTCGATCAGTTCCACAGGCGGATTGCCGGGGCGGACAGCAATGTGGCCATCGGTTTGTCCCGGTTGGGTTTCAACGTTGCGTGGCTGAGCCGTGTCGGTGCCGATTCCCTGGGACGATTTGTCGTCGAAACCCTGGCCCGCGAAGGTCTGGATTGCAGCCATGTCGAAGTGGACAACGCGCACCCGACCGGTTTCCAGCTCAAGTCGCGCAACGATGACGGCAGCGATCCGACGGTCGAGTACTTCCGTCGCGGCTCGGCGGCCAGTCATCTGTCATCGAAGTCGATCACCCCGACGCTGCTGGGCGCGCGACATCTGCACGCCACCGGCATTCCGCCAGCGCTGTCGGCGTCGGCCCGGGAAATGTCCCATGAACTGATGACCCGCATGCGCAACACCGGGCGCAGCGTGTCATTCGACCCGAACCTGCGCCCGAGCCTGTGGGCCAGCGAACGGGAGATGATCACCGAAATCAACCGCCTCGCCGCCCTCGCCCATTGGGTGTTGCCGGGGCTGAGCGAAGGTCGCTTGCTCACCGGGTTTGAAGATCCGGCGGACATCGCCGCGTTTTATCTGGATCAGGGTGCCGAAGCCGTGGCGATCAAACTCGGGCCGCAGGGTGCGTATTACCGCACGCACCTGGATCAGGGGTTTGTTGCCGGTGTGCCGGTCGAAACCGTGGTCGATACGGTCGGTGCCGGAGATGGATTTGCGGTGGGGATGATCAGTGCCCTGCTGGAGCACCAGAGCTTTCCCGAAGCCGTCAGACGCGCCAACTGGATTGGCAGCCGGGCGGTGCAGAGCCGTGGCGACATGGAGGGTTTGCCGACCCGATCCGAACTTTCGGCTGAACTGGAGGCCGTCAATCGCGAGCAGGCTCGCTCCCACACTGGATCGGGTTCCAACTCAGCCCCCTTGTGGGAGCGAGCCTGCTCGCGATAGGGCCAGTACAAACAACCGATTAATTGAACCTGCTGCGACAAAAACAACAAGCTCAGGAGCAAGACCATGAAAACCGTAACCCTCGCCACCCGCCGCTGGTGGTACATCATGCCGATCGTGTTCATCACCTACAGCCTGGCTTACCTGGACCGCGCCAACTACGGATTCGCTGCCGCCTCCGGGATGGCCGCCGACCTGATGATCACGCCGGGCCTGTCCTCGCTGCTCGGCGCGCTGTTTTTCCTCGGTTACTTTTTCTTCCAGGTGCCCGGCGCGATCTACGCGCAGAAGCACAGCGTCAAGAAGCTGATCTTCGTCAGCCTGATCCTCTGGGGCGGGCTCGCCACGCTGACCGGCGTGGTTTCCAACGCCTATTGGCTGATCGTCATCCGTTTCATGCTCGGCGTGGTCGAAGCGGCGGTGATGCCGGCGATGCTGGTCTATCTCTGTCACTGGTTCACCCGTGCCGAACGCTCCCGGGCCAACACCTTCCTGATCCTCGGCAACCCGGTGACGATGCTGTGGATGTCGGTGGTGTCGGGGTATCTGGTGCAGCATTTCAGCTGGCGCTGGATGTTCATCATCGAAGGTTTGCCGGCGGTGCTCTGGGCGTTTATCTGGTGGAAGCTGGCCGATGATCGTCCGGCTCAGGCCAAGTGGCTCAGCGACCGGGAAAAGCACGATCTGCAAAGCGCTCTCGCCGCCGAACAGGTCGGGATCAAAGCAGTTAAGAACTACGCTGAAGCTTTCCGCTCGCCGAAGGTGATCATTCTGGCGCTGCAGTTTTTCTGCTGGAGCATTGGCGTCTACGGCTTCGTGTTGTGGCTGCCGTCGATTCTCAAGGCCGGCGCGCAAATGGACATGATCGAGGCCGGCTGGCTCTCGGCCCTGCCGTATCTGGCGGCGGTGATCGGGATGCTGCTGGTGTCCTGGGGCTCGGACAAACTGCAAAAGCGCAAACGTTTCGTCTGGCCGCCGCTGCTGATTGCCTCGGTGGCGTTCTACGGTTCGTATGCCTTGGGTGCCGAGCATTTCTGGTGGTCGTACACGCTGCTGGTGATTGCCGGCGCCTGCATGTACGCGCCTTACGGGCCGTTCTTCGCGATCGTGCCGGAAATCCTGCCGGCCAACGTTGCTGGCGGCGCCATGGCACTCATCAACAGCATGGGCGCCCTCGGTTCGTTCGGTGGTTCGTATCTGGTCGGTTACCTCAACAGCTCCACCGGTTCGCCCGGCGCTTCGTACCTGCTGATGAGCGGCGCACTGATGCTCTCGGTGGTGCTGACGATTTTTCTCAAGCCCGGCGCGAGCGACCGGGTGACGGCCAAGCGCGTCGCACCGCGTCCGCAGCCGGCCCATTCCTGAATTGATAGAGAGATGACTGCGATGAAAAAGCAGGTTGTGCTGTACAAAAAACTGTCGGCGGCGCTGATGGCGCGCCTTGAGGAACAGGTCGACGTGACGCTGATCGACAGCCTCGACGCCGACGGCCTGATGAAACTGCGTGACGCCCTGCCCGGCGCCCACGGATTGCTCGGCGCGAGCCTGAAACTGGATGCGGCATTGCTTGATCTGGCACCGCAGCTCGAAGCGATTTCCAGCGTCTCGGTGGGCGTCGACAACTACGACATCGACTACCTGACCCGACGCAGAATTCTGCTGACCAACACCCCGGATGTGCTCACCGAAACCACTGCCGACACCGGTTTCGCGCTGATCCTGGCCACCGCCCGGCGAGTGGTGGAACTGGCGAACATGGTGCGCGGCGGTCACTGGCACCGCAGCATCGGCCCGGCGCATTTCGGCACCGATGTGCACGGCAAGACCCTGGGCATCATCGGTATGGGGCGGATTGGCGAGGCGTTGGCGCAGCGTGGACATTTCGGGTTCGGGATGCCGGTGATCTATCACAGCCAGTCGCGCAAACCGGCGGTCGAGGCACGCTTCAACGCGCAGTACCGCAGCCTTGAAGACTTGCTGCAGCAGGCGGATTTCATCTGTCTGACGTTGCCGCTGACGGCGCAGACTGAAGGTTTGATTGGCGCCGAACAGTTTGCGTTGATGCGCCCGGAAAGCATCTTCATCAACATTTCCCGAGGCAAGGTAGTAGACGAGACGGCCATGATCGATACCTTGCGCCATAACCGGATTCGCGCGGCGGGGCTGGATGTGTTCGAGCGCGAGCCGTTGAATCATGACTCGCCGTTGTTGCAACTGAATAATGTGGTGGCAACGCCGCACATGGGTTCGGCGACCCATGAAACGCGCGAAGCGATGGCGCGGTGTGCGGTGGAGAATCTGTTGGCGGCGTTAACTGGGAAGAAGCCGGTGAATCTGGTGAACTCATCAGCTTGGCAGAGCTGAAACTTTCAGCGCTTGTACCGGCCCTTCGCGAGCAGGCTCGCTCCCACAGGTCTTGTGTACACCGCAGTACACTGTGGGAGCGAGCCTGCTCGCGAAGGGGCCATTAAAGACAACACAGAACCTTCAGGCGCTGCGCACTTGCAAAAGCTGCGCAGCGCACAGCGCAATCCGCGAACACGCATCCGCCAGCTTCACCCGATCCACCACCAGCCCGATGCGAATATGCCCCGCCGCACTGGGCCCGAACGCTTCACCGGCCAGCACCGAAACCCCATACCCCTCCAGCAATCGTTCTGCAAAATCCTGCGCCCCGATCCCGGTCTGGCGCACATCGACCATCACAAACATCCCGCCATCCGGCTTGATCGGGTACAACCCCGGACAGCCGCGCAACCGCTCGCACACCAGATCCCGACGCAACCGGTATTCCTCGCGCATCAGCGTCACTTCCGGCAGGTCTGTCTCCAGCGCTACCTGCGCCGCTTTCTGCACGAAATCCGGCAGACCGAACAGCATGCTCAACGACAGATTCACCAAATGCTCGGCCAACGGTTTTGGCCCGATCATCCAGCCGATCCGCCAACCGGTCATCGCGTGGGACTTTGACAGGCTGTTGACGGTCGCGGTGCGCTCGGCCATGCCCGGCAGGCTCGCCGGGCTGACGTGCTCACCTTCGTATAACAATTCGCTGTAAACCTCGTCACTGATCAGCCACAAGTCATGACGAATGCACAGCGCCGCAAGCGCCTGCCAGATCAGCAACGACAGACTGGCGCCGGAAGGATTGTTGGGGCTGTTGAGCAACATGGCCCGAGTCTTCGGAGTGATCCGCGCCGCGACATCCACCGGGTCGACGCGAAAACCGTTCTCAGGGCGAACCGGAACAGGCACCACGGTTGCGCCACAGGCACCGAATACACCTTCATAAGTCACATACATCGGTTCGGCGACGATCACTTCATCGCCCGGATCAAGCAGGCATTGCGCCACCGAATACACCGCGCATTGTGCGCCGGGCAACACGATCACATGCTCGGCATCGACATCCTGGCCGCTGTTGCGTCGATGGCGCTCAGCGATCAACGTGCGCAGCTCCCGCCGGCCGCGCACTTCGGAATAATGCGTATCGCCCGCCAACAGGCTGTCGATGGCGCCGTGGATGATCGGCAGCGGCGTGTCGAAATCCGGATCACCCACCGACAGCAGCAACACATCGACCCCTTCGGCGCGCAGTTCCAGCGCTCGGTCGTGAATCCGCCAGGCCGCTGCTCCCTCCCCGGCGATTCGTTGGGTCAAGGCTGAATAGCGCATGTACGTCTCCTGATTGCGCGGTCTCCAGCCTACACCCTAGGTCAAATCACAAACCGCGCCACCATCGCATTCAAATCCACCGCCAGGCGCGACAGTTCGTGGGTCGCGGCGCTGGTCTGGTTGGCCCCGGCGGCCGATTGCGTGGCCAGGTCGCGGATGTTGACCAGGTTGCGGTCGACCTCGCGGGACACCTGCGCCTGCTCTTCCGAAGCGCTGGCGATGACCAGGTTGCGCTCGTTGATCTGGTGAATCGATTGGGTGATCTGCTCCAGTGCAACGCCGGCGGCGCGAGCCATTTCCAGAGTGGTCTGGGTGCGTTGGTTGCTCTGCTGCATCGACTCGACCGCTTCGCCGGTGCCGTTCTGGATGCCGGCGACCATTTTTTCGATTTCCTGGGTCGATTGCGCGGTGCGATGGGCCAGGGCGCGAACCTCGTCCGCTACCACGGCGAAACCACGCCCGGCTTCACCGGCACGGGCCGCTTCGATGGCAGCGTTGAGTGCCAGCAGGTTGGTCTGTTCGGCGATGGCGCGGATCACGTCCAGCACCTTGCCGATGTCGCGACCCTGAGCGGCCAGGCCTTCGATCATCTGCGCGGTGTTTTGTACGTCGTGGGTCATGGTCTGGATCGCATCAACGGTTTTCACCACCTGATCGCGACCTTCGCGGGCGGCGTGGGTCGACTGGTTCGAGGCTTCGGAGGTCGACACCGCGTTGCGTGCCACCTCTTCCACCGCGGCGGTCATTTCGTTGACGGCGGTGGCGGCCTGTTCGATTTCGTTGTTCTGCTGTTGCAGGCCACGGGAGGCTTCTTCGGTCACGGCGTTGAGTTCTTCGGCGGCGGCGCCCAGTTGCGTGGCGGAGCCGGCAATCTGCTCGATGGTCTTGCGCAGGTTGGCCTGCATGGCAGACAGGGCCTCGAGCAGACGCGCCGGTTCGTCCTTGCCGTCGATTTCGATGACTTTGGTCAGGTTGCCGCCGGCGATGGTTTGTGCCGCAGCGACGGCGCGGTTCAGCGGGGTGACGATGCTGCGGGTCAGCAGCCAGGCCAGCAATACCGTGGCCACTGCTGCGATGACGGCCACGATGACGATGCCGGTAATGGCACCGTCGTAATGCTCACCGGCCTGAATAGAAGCGTCTTTAGCACCAGCGGCATTGATCGCAATGAGTTTGTTGAGCTGCTCTCCCATCTGGTCCGTGCCGTCCTTGATCTTCGTGTTGATCAGGGCGCGCATCTCTTCGAGCTTGTCCTGACGCGACAAATCCATCATTTGGTTCTGGGCTTGCAGATAGTTGTCCAGCGTCGTCGCGAAGGCCTGATATTGCGCACGCTCTTCACTCTCAGCGGGCAACGCGGCGTAAGCGGCCTGGGCGCTGCGCACTTTGTCCACCAGCACGCCGATGCGAGTCTGTGCTTCCTGCAGGCCTGCAGCTTCACGGTTGACCAGAACCCGGAACGATAGAATCCGCAGACGCAATACGTTCTCCGTCATCACACCAAGATAAGTGACGCTGGGCAACTGATTGGTCTGCATCTCGACGGAAGCCTGACGGATGATCGACATGCGGTTGACGGCGAACACGCCGAGCACGATCACCAGCAGGGCAATAAAGGCAAAACCGAGGAAGGCACGGGGCGCGATATTCAGATTACGCAAGGACATAGGAGGACTCTCGGATAGTTGAAACTACTAGCGTCCATGCCCTTTCACTGGCCCTTGTGCGGGCTTCAGTCCGGCGTCACTGTTTCAGGAAGTCTTGTGCGCGCCTGATCTCTGTATCGGCCAGGCTTGAGGGATTTTGCAGGTAAAGAGCAAATATTTTTCTAATTATTGCGAGTGTTTCGCTATTGAAACACCCGACGTTTTAGATGATGGGTGACAGGTCAGCCCGCAGTTGCCACACGCCATACGCGAGCAATGTCTGTGGCACGTTCGCGCAGCAGGCGTGGCGCCTCGGCGCAGGCTTGTTCCAGCGTCATCGGGCCGCTGGTGACGGCGAATGCTGCGTCGATACCGTGCTCGTAGAGTGCCTGATAACCCTCGCCCAGCGTGCCGGCAATGACAATCACCGGCACGCCGTGCTGCTTGGCGATCCGCGCGACGCCGAACGGGGTTTTGCCGCGCAGGGTCTGGGCATCGAAGCGTCCTTCGCCGGTGATGACCAGATGTGCGCCCTTCACGGCCTCGGCCAGTCCGACCAGTTCCGCGACGACTTCGACACCGGCCTGGAACCGTGCGCCGAGAAATGCCTTGGCAGCAAAGCCCAATCCACCCGCGGCACCGCTGCCCGGCTCATCGCGGACATCCTTGCCCAGCGCTTGCGCGCAGAGTTCGGCGAAGTGGCCGAGGGCCTGATCCAGTTGCTGCACTTGCGCAGGAGATGCGCCCTTCTGCGGACCGAAGATTGCCGAGGCGCCGTGAGGGCCACACAGCGGATTGTTGACGTCGGCGGCGATGTCAAAACGCACTTGCGCCAGACGCGGGTCGAATTCGCTCAAGTCCAGTCGTGCGAGTTGCGCCAGCGCCAGACCGCCCGGCACCAGCGATTGCCCTTGAGCATCCAGCAATTTCACGCCCAACGCCTGCATCGCGCCGGCGCCGCCGTCATTGGTGGCGCTGCCGCCGATGGCCAGAATGACCCGCTGTGCGCCGGCATCCAGCGCTGCACGGATCAGTTCACCGGTGCCGAACGTGCTGCTGATGCAGGCATCGCGCTGCCCCGGCGGCACCAGTTGCAAGCCGCTGGCCTCGGCCATTTCAATGATTGCGGTGTGGTTGTGCGGCAGCCAGCCCCACGCCGCATCGACCGCCGCGCCCAACGGGCCGCGCACGCGGGTACGGCGCAGTTCGCCTTCACACGCAGCGAGAATTGACTCCACCGTGCCTTCGCCACCGTCGGCCATCGGGCACTTGACCAGCGTCGCCTGCGGCCAGACCTGCGCCAGGCCCAGCGCAATGGCTTCTGCAACGCCTTGGGCACTCAGGCTGTCCTTGAACGAATCGGGGGCGATGACGATTTTCATGCGAATTCTCCAGTTCCAATGCCCCTCATGCTGCCAGTCGCCTCGCACGTTGACGCCTGTCCGCTGCACAAGTCGTGCAGGCGTTTATTGTTCATTTCGACAAATCGTCGGTCTGTGGCAGCAATTGCACACCCAGATACAACGCCAGCATCCCGTCCAGTTTCAACGGATCGACCCCGCTCAACTCGGCGATCCGCTCCATCCGGTAACGCAGGCTGTTGCGGTGAATCCCCAACGCATCGGCGCAGGCCTGACTCTGCCCGTCGTGATCGCACCAACTGCGCAGGGTCGCGAGCAACTGGCCGTTGCTGTCCTTGGCGATCACCTTGCGCAATGGTTTGAGCAATTCGTCCAGCGCATCATCGTTGCGATGGCGCCAGAGCATCACCGGCAGGCGATAGCGGTTGAGGGTCAGCAGTCGAGAATGCGGCAACACTTCGCGGCCATAGGCGAGCAGATCGCCGACCCGTCGATAGCAACGACGCAACCCGGCCAGCCCATCGGCCTGCCCGCCGACCGCAATGCGCAGGATGTTCCAGCCCAGGCCATCGAGCTTTTCCAGCAAGCGATCATGCTCGACGTTCTGACTCGCCGGCCGACACCACAGCAGCGACGACTTGGCCGAACTCACGCACCAACTGTCCGGATAGCGTGTCGTCAGCCAGGCACTCAGCGCCTCGACGGTTTGCCCCGGCCCGTGCTCCAGTCCTAGCTCAAACAGGTACGGCACCCGCGTCAGTTGCGGTTTGAGGCCCAGTTGCTGGGCCTCGTCGACCAGCCTTGGCGAATCCCCCGCCTCACTCAGCAGCAGCGCCAGCAAGTCATCGCAACGCTGCCGCCGCCATTGCTGCTCGGATTGCTGGTTGCGCTGGCCGACCAGCATTTCGGCGGTCATGCGCACCAGCTCGGCGTAAGTGCGCAGTTGCTCCGGTTCGCCGGTGATGCCGAGCACACCGATCAAGCGCTGATCGAGCAACAGCGGCAGATTGATCCCCGGCTGCACGCCTTTGAGATGCACCGCCGTCTGCGCGTCGATCTCCACCACTCGCCCGTTGGCCAGGACCAATTGCGCACCTTCGTGACGGGTGTTGATGCGCTCCGGCTCGCCGCTGCCGAGGATCAGTCCCTGGCTGTCCATGACGTTGACGTTGTACGGCAAAATGGCCATGGCCCGGTCGACGATGTCCTGGGCGAGGTCGTGATCGAGTTCGAACATAAAGGCTGAAATCCTTGAAAACAGGCGCGGACGGTTGTTCACCCGCACAGGGTCTGCCGGCAAACCCTGTGCTCAGGCACAAAGACAATCCGGCCAAAGGTGACCGAGACTCTCAGGGCGATCAACGTTACCCTTTGCATCGCAAAAAATCATAATAAAGAGAGAGCCGCCATGTCGCAGAGCGCCGCTGCCGCCCAGACCATCGCTGACGATAAAAATGCCGTCTACAAACGCATCACCCTGCGTTTGATCCCCTTCATCTTCATCTGCTACCTGTTCAACTACCTCGACCGGGTCAACGTTGGATTTGCCAAACTGCAGATGCTCGACGCGCTGAAATTCAGCGAAACCGTGTACGGCCTCGGTGCCGGTATCTTCTTCATCGGCTACGTGCTGTGCGGCGTACCGAGCAACCTCGCGCTGACCAAGTTCGGCCCACGGCGCTGGATCGCGCTGATGATGATCACCTGGGGCACGCTGTCGACTTGCCTGCTGTTTGTCACCACACCGACCCAGTTCTACACCCTGCGCCTGTTCACCGGCGCGGCTGAAGCCGGGTTCTTCCCGGGCGTTGTGCTCTATCTCTCGCAGTGGTTCCCGACCTTCCGCCGTGGCCGGATCATGGCGTTGTTCATGTCGGCGATCCCGGTGTCCGGCCTGCTGGGCAGCCCGTTTTCCGGCTGGATCCTCAATCACTTCGCTGCGGGCCAGGGCGGTTTGGCCGGTTGGCAGTGGATGTTCCTGCTGCAAGGTATTCCGACTGTGATCCTCGGCGCACTCGCCTACTTCCTGCTCAGCGACAACTTCGCCAACGCCAAGTGGCTGACCCCGCATGAGCGTTCGGTACTGGAAGCCGATCAGGCGGAAGACCTGGCGAACAAACCTAAAACCACTTCCGACTCGCTGATCGCCGTGTTCAAGAACCCAGCCATCTGGGCCTTCGGCCTGATCTACTTCTGCATTCAGAGCGGCGTGTACGCGATCAACTTCTGGCTGCCGTCGATCATCAAGAACCTCGGTTTCAGCGACAACCTGGTGATTGGCTGGTTGAGTGCGATTCCGTATCTACTGGCGGCGGTGTTCATGCTGGTGGTGGGTCGTTCGGCGGACTTGCGTAAAGAGCGTCGCTGGCATTTGGTGGTGCCAATGTTGATGGGGGCGATTGGTCTGCTGATCGCGGTGAACTTCGCGGCGAATCCGGCGATTGCGATTCTCGGTCTGACCATTGCGACCATGGGCGCGTTGACCGGTCTGCCGATGTTCTGGCCCGTGCCGACGGCGATGCTGAGTGCAGGCGCTGCGGCGGGTGGGTTGGCGTTGATCAATTCGATGGGGCAGATGGCGGGGTTCCTGAGCCCTTACCTCGTGGGTTGGGTCAAGGACAGCACCGGGTCGACGGATGCGGCGTTGTACCTGCTGGCGGGTGTGATTGTTGGCGGGAGCCTGCTGGCGTTGCG includes the following:
- a CDS encoding LacI family DNA-binding transcriptional regulator; amino-acid sequence: MNDFSAAQRSRVTMLDVAEHAGVSKASVSRFIGDDRALLSDAIAQRIEQAIAELGYRPNQMARGLKRGRTRLIGMLVADIRNPYSIAVMHGVETACRRHGYSLVVCNTDRDDEQERQHLALLRSYNIEGLIVNTLGHHRDELDELKREMPLVLVDRKVDGLDSDMAGLNNPQAIEMALEHLQQRGYRDVLLVTEPYDGTSSRVERVSGFQQQIGQREDIRGAVLETGPSLAKDLQTFLNTPDSGPKALFCANGVAALACTLALREIGCRLFEDVGLIALDDLDWYPLVGSGITALAQPTAEIGAQAFECLLKRLRGDDEAARTLDFAPLLIERGSTRGFCGD
- a CDS encoding sugar phosphate isomerase/epimerase family protein → MNKPAVSISLSSYGADLVRRRGQGSFIEVLAAAGAHRIEWREELLTIEVPEQLAAATQAEGLQSIYSSPTELWLAGQSRPNPELITALQNAEAFGSKWLKVSLGFFTDNNDLQALGQILAQSPVQLLVENDQTLHGGRIEPFQRFFAAVEQHNLPIKMTFDIGNWQWQDQSATSAARLLGRHVGYVHCKAVARRADGKLVAVPPAATDLHLWEQLLRHMAQGVMRAAEYPLQGDDLVQLTTEHVAALACLGQSRLEPAHV
- a CDS encoding sugar kinase, producing MSEIDILSFGETMAMFVAEQSGDLAFVDQFHRRIAGADSNVAIGLSRLGFNVAWLSRVGADSLGRFVVETLAREGLDCSHVEVDNAHPTGFQLKSRNDDGSDPTVEYFRRGSAASHLSSKSITPTLLGARHLHATGIPPALSASAREMSHELMTRMRNTGRSVSFDPNLRPSLWASEREMITEINRLAALAHWVLPGLSEGRLLTGFEDPADIAAFYLDQGAEAVAIKLGPQGAYYRTHLDQGFVAGVPVETVVDTVGAGDGFAVGMISALLEHQSFPEAVRRANWIGSRAVQSRGDMEGLPTRSELSAELEAVNREQARSHTGSGSNSAPLWERACSR
- a CDS encoding MFS transporter — encoded protein: MKTVTLATRRWWYIMPIVFITYSLAYLDRANYGFAAASGMAADLMITPGLSSLLGALFFLGYFFFQVPGAIYAQKHSVKKLIFVSLILWGGLATLTGVVSNAYWLIVIRFMLGVVEAAVMPAMLVYLCHWFTRAERSRANTFLILGNPVTMLWMSVVSGYLVQHFSWRWMFIIEGLPAVLWAFIWWKLADDRPAQAKWLSDREKHDLQSALAAEQVGIKAVKNYAEAFRSPKVIILALQFFCWSIGVYGFVLWLPSILKAGAQMDMIEAGWLSALPYLAAVIGMLLVSWGSDKLQKRKRFVWPPLLIASVAFYGSYALGAEHFWWSYTLLVIAGACMYAPYGPFFAIVPEILPANVAGGAMALINSMGALGSFGGSYLVGYLNSSTGSPGASYLLMSGALMLSVVLTIFLKPGASDRVTAKRVAPRPQPAHS
- a CDS encoding 2-hydroxyacid dehydrogenase, with protein sequence MKKQVVLYKKLSAALMARLEEQVDVTLIDSLDADGLMKLRDALPGAHGLLGASLKLDAALLDLAPQLEAISSVSVGVDNYDIDYLTRRRILLTNTPDVLTETTADTGFALILATARRVVELANMVRGGHWHRSIGPAHFGTDVHGKTLGIIGMGRIGEALAQRGHFGFGMPVIYHSQSRKPAVEARFNAQYRSLEDLLQQADFICLTLPLTAQTEGLIGAEQFALMRPESIFINISRGKVVDETAMIDTLRHNRIRAAGLDVFEREPLNHDSPLLQLNNVVATPHMGSATHETREAMARCAVENLLAALTGKKPVNLVNSSAWQS
- a CDS encoding pyridoxal phosphate-dependent aminotransferase; this encodes MRYSALTQRIAGEGAAAWRIHDRALELRAEGVDVLLLSVGDPDFDTPLPIIHGAIDSLLAGDTHYSEVRGRRELRTLIAERHRRNSGQDVDAEHVIVLPGAQCAVYSVAQCLLDPGDEVIVAEPMYVTYEGVFGACGATVVPVPVRPENGFRVDPVDVAARITPKTRAMLLNSPNNPSGASLSLLIWQALAALCIRHDLWLISDEVYSELLYEGEHVSPASLPGMAERTATVNSLSKSHAMTGWRIGWMIGPKPLAEHLVNLSLSMLFGLPDFVQKAAQVALETDLPEVTLMREEYRLRRDLVCERLRGCPGLYPIKPDGGMFVMVDVRQTGIGAQDFAERLLEGYGVSVLAGEAFGPSAAGHIRIGLVVDRVKLADACSRIALCAAQLLQVRSA
- a CDS encoding methyl-accepting chemotaxis protein, whose product is MSLRNLNIAPRAFLGFAFIALLVIVLGVFAVNRMSIIRQASVEMQTNQLPSVTYLGVMTENVLRLRILSFRVLVNREAAGLQEAQTRIGVLVDKVRSAQAAYAALPAESEERAQYQAFATTLDNYLQAQNQMMDLSRQDKLEEMRALINTKIKDGTDQMGEQLNKLIAINAAGAKDASIQAGEHYDGAITGIVIVAVIAAVATVLLAWLLTRSIVTPLNRAVAAAQTIAGGNLTKVIEIDGKDEPARLLEALSAMQANLRKTIEQIAGSATQLGAAAEELNAVTEEASRGLQQQNNEIEQAATAVNEMTAAVEEVARNAVSTSEASNQSTHAAREGRDQVVKTVDAIQTMTHDVQNTAQMIEGLAAQGRDIGKVLDVIRAIAEQTNLLALNAAIEAARAGEAGRGFAVVADEVRALAHRTAQSTQEIEKMVAGIQNGTGEAVESMQQSNQRTQTTLEMARAAGVALEQITQSIHQINERNLVIASASEEQAQVSREVDRNLVNIRDLATQSAAGANQTSAATHELSRLAVDLNAMVARFVI
- a CDS encoding glycerate kinase, whose product is MKIVIAPDSFKDSLSAQGVAEAIALGLAQVWPQATLVKCPMADGGEGTVESILAACEGELRRTRVRGPLGAAVDAAWGWLPHNHTAIIEMAEASGLQLVPPGQRDACISSTFGTGELIRAALDAGAQRVILAIGGSATNDGGAGAMQALGVKLLDAQGQSLVPGGLALAQLARLDLSEFDPRLAQVRFDIAADVNNPLCGPHGASAIFGPQKGASPAQVQQLDQALGHFAELCAQALGKDVRDEPGSGAAGGLGFAAKAFLGARFQAGVEVVAELVGLAEAVKGAHLVITGEGRFDAQTLRGKTPFGVARIAKQHGVPVIVIAGTLGEGYQALYEHGIDAAFAVTSGPMTLEQACAEAPRLLRERATDIARVWRVATAG